One segment of Pseudomonas pohangensis DNA contains the following:
- a CDS encoding thiol:disulfide interchange protein DsbA/DsbL, giving the protein MRHLILSAVLAGASLFAMSAQAEEIQEGKQYVAIDPAVPVSVPGKIEVVELFWYGCPHCYQFEPTLEPWVEKLPEDVHFVRVPAMFGGVWNVHGQMFIALESMGVEPKVHAAVFEAIHKEGKKLSTPEEMAEFLATQGVDQEAFLKTYNSFGVKAQVEKAKKLAAAYQVSGVPVLVVNGKYRFDIGSSGGPEQTLVVADQLIDMERTAE; this is encoded by the coding sequence ATGCGTCATCTGATCCTTTCCGCTGTTCTGGCAGGCGCAAGCCTGTTTGCTATGAGTGCCCAAGCCGAAGAAATTCAGGAAGGCAAGCAGTACGTGGCGATTGATCCGGCGGTTCCGGTGTCTGTACCAGGAAAAATCGAAGTGGTTGAACTGTTCTGGTACGGCTGCCCGCATTGCTACCAGTTCGAACCTACGCTCGAGCCCTGGGTAGAAAAACTGCCGGAAGATGTGCACTTTGTGCGCGTCCCCGCCATGTTCGGCGGAGTGTGGAATGTGCATGGGCAGATGTTTATCGCACTGGAGTCGATGGGTGTAGAGCCCAAGGTGCATGCGGCGGTGTTCGAGGCAATCCACAAGGAAGGCAAGAAGCTGTCGACCCCGGAAGAAATGGCCGAATTTCTCGCCACCCAGGGGGTGGATCAGGAAGCTTTTCTCAAGACCTACAACTCGTTTGGCGTGAAAGCCCAGGTGGAAAAAGCCAAGAAGCTTGCCGCGGCCTATCAGGTCAGTGGTGTGCCGGTACTGGTGGTCAATGGCAAATACCGCTTCGACATCGGCTCCTCGGGTGGCCCCGAGCAGACGCTGGTGGTGGCGGATCAGTTGATCGACATGGAGCGTACCGCCGAATAA
- a CDS encoding endonuclease/exonuclease/phosphatase family protein, whose translation MLRRWMPERATAAPCSPSINTSCEPFAGLPADGRLRLLSFNIQVGINTERYRHYVTRSWQHLLPHAGRTLNLQRIAGLLADFDLVALQEVDGGSLRSGFVNQVERLAQLGNFPFWYQQLNRNYGRFAQHSNGLLSRLQPSLLEDHPLPGPAGRGAIMLRLGEGENALAVVMMHLALGGRTRSRQLSYIRELIGSYRHIVLMGDMNTHVADLLLYSPLRDLGLMAPQLEPTFPSWRPQRCLDHILLSSELTLERVSLLSQSISDHLPVAVEIRLPEAMSASRAALPVR comes from the coding sequence ATGTTGCGACGCTGGATGCCGGAAAGAGCGACTGCGGCCCCTTGCAGTCCGAGCATCAATACAAGTTGTGAACCGTTTGCGGGTTTGCCTGCAGACGGCCGCTTGCGCCTGCTCAGCTTCAATATCCAGGTCGGAATCAATACCGAACGCTATCGCCATTATGTGACGCGCAGCTGGCAGCATCTGCTGCCACATGCCGGGCGCACGCTTAACCTGCAACGGATTGCCGGCTTACTGGCGGATTTTGATCTGGTGGCCTTGCAGGAAGTGGATGGCGGCAGCCTGCGCTCGGGCTTCGTCAACCAGGTCGAACGGCTGGCGCAGCTGGGAAATTTTCCGTTCTGGTATCAGCAACTCAACCGCAATTACGGACGTTTTGCCCAGCACAGCAATGGTTTGCTCAGTCGCCTGCAGCCATCCTTGCTGGAAGATCATCCGTTGCCCGGGCCTGCCGGACGCGGGGCGATAATGTTGCGTCTGGGCGAAGGCGAAAATGCGCTGGCGGTGGTGATGATGCACCTGGCGCTGGGTGGCCGTACGCGGTCGCGGCAGCTGTCCTATATTCGCGAACTGATTGGCAGTTACCGCCACATCGTACTGATGGGCGACATGAATACCCACGTTGCCGACCTTTTGCTCTATTCGCCGCTGCGGGATCTGGGGCTGATGGCGCCACAGCTGGAACCGACCTTTCCCAGCTGGCGTCCGCAGCGTTGCCTGGACCATATCCTGCTCAGCTCCGAGCTCACCCTGGAGCGGGTCAGCCTGCTCAGCCAGTCGATTTCCGACCATCTTCCGGTGGCCGTCGAGATACGCCTGCCCGAGGCCATGTCCGCTTCCCGGGCAGCGCTCCCGGTGCGATAA
- a CDS encoding peptidoglycan recognition protein family protein: MFNASTAYFCKPLWFSRLKALAGVPLLLLLSACGALQINTEHVSQNQDSRVQFVVLHYTSSDLKQSLKTLTEKGVSSHYLINDTPPTIYRLVDENRRAWHAGNSQWQGRTWLNASSIGIELVNPGYRETEQGRVWFAYPDGQIDQLIRLLKDIQQRHELPVDSIIGHSDIAPQRKVDPGPLFPWKRLADAGLIRWPAADRVAALQAGYSSGLPDALWFQQQLHVVGFEISFSGEFDQQTRNVLAAFQMKYRPERFDGVADAQTAALLAVLNTPAQP, from the coding sequence ATGTTCAATGCTTCAACCGCTTATTTCTGCAAGCCGCTGTGGTTCAGCAGGTTAAAGGCCCTGGCCGGTGTGCCGTTGTTGTTGCTGCTGAGTGCCTGTGGCGCACTGCAGATCAACACCGAGCATGTCTCACAGAACCAGGACAGCCGTGTGCAGTTCGTGGTGCTGCACTACACCTCCAGCGACCTGAAACAGTCGCTGAAAACCCTGACCGAGAAAGGCGTCAGTAGTCATTATCTGATCAACGATACACCGCCGACCATTTACCGGCTGGTGGACGAGAATCGCCGTGCCTGGCATGCCGGCAACAGTCAGTGGCAGGGGCGGACCTGGCTGAATGCCAGCTCGATAGGCATCGAGCTGGTCAATCCGGGTTACCGCGAGACGGAGCAGGGGCGTGTCTGGTTTGCCTATCCGGATGGCCAGATCGATCAGTTGATCCGCTTGCTCAAGGACATCCAGCAACGGCATGAGCTGCCTGTCGACAGCATCATCGGTCACAGTGATATTGCCCCGCAGCGCAAGGTCGATCCGGGGCCGCTGTTTCCGTGGAAGCGCCTGGCCGATGCCGGCCTGATCCGCTGGCCGGCGGCAGACCGGGTGGCGGCCCTGCAAGCCGGCTACAGCAGCGGTTTACCCGACGCGCTGTGGTTCCAGCAACAGCTGCATGTCGTCGGTTTTGAAATCAGTTTCAGCGGCGAGTTTGATCAGCAGACACGCAATGTACTGGCCGCGTTCCAGATGAAATACCGGCCGGAGCGCTTCGACGGTGTGGCGGATGCGCAAACCGCCGCCTTGCTGGCGGTACTGAACACACCGGCGCAACCTTGA
- a CDS encoding nucleoside recognition domain-containing protein, which translates to MLNGLWLGFFLTAALAGLLRWFGGDPGVWAAMVESLFAMARLSVEVMILLFGTLTLWLGFLKIAERAGLVDALARLLGPLFARLMPGVPRDHPALGFITLNFAANGLGLDNAATPIGLKAMRALQELNPSATVASNAQILFLVLNASSLTLLPVSIFMYRVQQGAVDPTLVFLPILLATSASTLVGLLSVAFMQRLKLWDPVVLAYLIPGALLLGAFMALLATLNATALAALSSLLGNLILFGLILIFLLCGWLRKVPVYEAFVDGAREGFEVAKSLLPYLVAMLCAVGVLRASGALEALLDGIRWAVTALGLDTRFVEALPTALVKPFSGSAARAMLIETMQTHGVDSFPALLAATVQGSTETTFYVLAVYFGAVGIQRARHAVGCALLADFAGVLAAIGVCYWFFG; encoded by the coding sequence ATGCTTAACGGACTCTGGCTGGGCTTTTTCCTCACCGCGGCGCTGGCCGGTTTGCTGCGCTGGTTCGGTGGCGATCCCGGGGTCTGGGCGGCCATGGTGGAAAGCCTGTTTGCCATGGCCAGGCTGTCGGTCGAGGTGATGATCCTGTTGTTCGGCACCCTCACCCTGTGGCTCGGCTTCCTGAAGATTGCCGAACGTGCCGGGCTGGTCGATGCGCTGGCGCGGCTGCTCGGGCCATTGTTTGCGCGCTTGATGCCCGGGGTGCCACGCGACCATCCGGCACTGGGTTTCATCACCCTGAACTTTGCCGCCAACGGTCTGGGGCTGGACAACGCGGCGACGCCGATTGGCCTCAAGGCCATGCGTGCCCTGCAGGAGCTCAACCCCAGTGCAACGGTGGCGAGCAACGCGCAGATCCTGTTTCTGGTACTCAACGCCTCATCGCTGACCCTGCTGCCGGTAAGCATCTTCATGTACCGCGTGCAGCAGGGTGCAGTGGATCCGACGCTGGTATTCCTGCCGATACTGCTGGCGACCAGTGCCTCGACACTGGTCGGGTTGCTGTCGGTGGCCTTCATGCAAAGGCTGAAGTTGTGGGATCCGGTGGTGCTGGCCTACCTGATACCCGGTGCACTGCTGCTGGGCGCCTTCATGGCGCTGCTGGCTACGCTGAATGCCACGGCTCTGGCAGCCTTGTCGTCACTGCTCGGCAACCTGATCCTGTTTGGTCTGATCCTGATTTTTCTGCTGTGCGGCTGGTTGCGCAAGGTGCCGGTCTACGAGGCCTTCGTCGATGGCGCCAGGGAAGGCTTCGAGGTGGCCAAAAGCCTGCTGCCCTACCTGGTGGCAATGCTTTGCGCGGTCGGCGTATTGCGCGCTTCCGGGGCGCTGGAAGCCTTGCTCGATGGCATCCGCTGGGCGGTTACCGCGCTGGGGCTGGATACGCGTTTTGTCGAGGCCTTGCCCACGGCGTTGGTCAAGCCGTTCTCCGGCAGTGCGGCGCGTGCCATGCTGATTGAAACCATGCAAACCCACGGTGTCGACAGCTTCCCTGCCCTGCTCGCGGCCACGGTACAGGGCAGCACCGAGACCACCTTCTATGTGCTGGCGGTGTACTTCGGCGCCGTCGGCATCCAGCGTGCCCGCCACGCGGTGGGTTGCGCCCTGCTTGCCGACTTTGCCGGTGTGCTGGCGGCGATCGGCGTGTGCTACTGGTTCTTTGGCTGA
- a CDS encoding ABC-type transport auxiliary lipoprotein family protein: MSAFHRGVRQLLAIGSFSLLAACSILPRSEPVQIYLLPGQTTAASQAGAVSWSLRLNTPQASQALNSTRIAVVPQPNEFSTYAGSSWSDPAPRLVRNHLLKAFQNDGRVPALSSDDANLQADLQLGGELQAFQSEYRNGSVSVVIRLQAQLVDNRQQILASRHFEVIQPVQGTAVPAVVSAFGQASDQLAAQLLQWVLAQGNAQPHL, from the coding sequence ATGAGTGCTTTTCACCGGGGTGTACGCCAGCTGCTTGCCATCGGCAGCTTCAGCCTGCTGGCAGCCTGCTCGATCCTGCCCAGGAGCGAGCCGGTGCAGATCTACCTGCTGCCCGGCCAGACCACGGCCGCCAGCCAGGCCGGCGCCGTCAGCTGGTCATTGCGCCTGAATACACCGCAAGCCAGTCAGGCACTGAACAGCACGCGCATCGCCGTGGTGCCGCAGCCCAATGAATTCAGTACCTATGCCGGCAGCAGCTGGAGCGATCCGGCGCCGCGCCTGGTGCGCAATCACCTGCTCAAAGCCTTCCAGAACGATGGCAGGGTACCGGCCCTGAGTAGCGATGATGCCAACCTGCAGGCCGATCTGCAGCTGGGTGGCGAGCTGCAAGCCTTCCAGAGCGAATACCGCAATGGCAGTGTCAGCGTGGTGATCCGCCTGCAGGCACAACTGGTCGACAACCGGCAGCAGATACTCGCCAGCCGGCACTTCGAGGTTATCCAGCCGGTGCAGGGCACTGCAGTACCTGCCGTGGTCAGCGCCTTTGGCCAGGCCAGCGACCAGCTGGCCGCGCAGTTGCTGCAATGGGTGCTGGCGCAAGGCAACGCGCAGCCACACTTGTAG
- a CDS encoding MlaD family protein — METRAHHVIIGLFTLLAAGGAMLFALWLGKSSLDSSYARYEVVFEEAVTGLSTGSPVQFNGIKVGEVVQLRLDETDPNKVLATIRVGASTPVRENTTAKLSLAGVTGTSFIQLSSGPGNSPPLTSRSGKLPQIFAQPSSISRLLADGTDLFSKISELLGNANKLFSAQNSENLGKTLANLEQTTGAIAAQRDDFKKLFGEFSTLANQANKSLEQATRLLATSNRLLDDQGAAALSDLQQTMASLQRSSASVENLLQQNQGSLNQGMQSLGNLQPALQELRETLSNLRNISQRVEDNPAGYLLGREQAKEFQP; from the coding sequence ATGGAAACCCGCGCACATCACGTCATCATCGGCCTGTTTACCCTGCTCGCGGCGGGTGGCGCCATGCTGTTTGCCCTGTGGCTGGGCAAGTCCAGCCTGGACAGCAGCTATGCCCGCTACGAGGTGGTCTTCGAGGAGGCCGTCACCGGCCTGTCGACTGGCAGTCCGGTACAGTTCAACGGCATCAAGGTCGGCGAAGTGGTGCAACTGCGGCTGGATGAGACCGACCCGAACAAGGTACTGGCGACCATTCGCGTGGGCGCCAGTACGCCGGTACGGGAGAACACCACGGCCAAACTGTCGCTGGCCGGTGTTACCGGCACTTCGTTTATCCAGCTCAGCAGCGGGCCGGGCAACAGTCCGCCGCTGACTTCCCGCTCCGGCAAGCTGCCGCAAATTTTTGCCCAACCTTCCTCCATCAGTCGCCTGCTGGCGGATGGTACCGACCTGTTCAGCAAGATCAGTGAACTGCTGGGCAACGCCAACAAGCTGTTCTCGGCACAGAACTCGGAGAATCTCGGCAAAACCCTGGCCAATCTGGAACAGACCACCGGAGCAATTGCCGCCCAGCGTGACGATTTCAAAAAGCTCTTCGGCGAATTTTCGACGCTGGCCAACCAGGCCAACAAAAGCCTTGAGCAAGCCACCCGGCTGCTGGCCACCAGCAACCGCCTGCTGGACGATCAAGGTGCCGCCGCGCTCAGCGATCTGCAGCAAACCATGGCCTCCCTGCAGCGCAGCAGTGCCAGTGTGGAAAACCTCCTGCAACAGAATCAGGGCTCGCTGAATCAGGGCATGCAAAGCCTGGGCAATCTGCAGCCGGCGCTGCAGGAGCTGCGCGAAACCCTGAGCAACCTGCGCAACATCAGTCAGCGCGTCGAGGACAATCCGGCCGGCTATCTGCTCGGTCGCGAACAAGCCAAGGAGTTCCAGCCATGA
- a CDS encoding ABC transporter ATP-binding protein has translation MVVEVRGLCNRFGRQSVHENLDLDIRRGEIIGVVGGSGTGKSVLLRSIVGLRQPSAGSVRVFGENLQDLGPAQRAKVERRFGVLFQQGALFSSLTVTENIALPLIENAGLKRPQAEQLAQLKLLLAGLPANAGAKYPSELSGGMIKRAALARALALDPDILFLDEPTAGLDPIGAAAFDQLLLTLRDALGLSVFLVTHDLDTLYTITDRVAVLSQKRVLVADTLQRVAATDDPWIQEYFHGPRGRAAEQAAERLQEPE, from the coding sequence GTGGTGGTCGAGGTGCGCGGCCTGTGCAACCGCTTTGGCCGGCAGTCGGTGCACGAGAACCTCGATCTGGATATCCGCCGTGGCGAAATTATCGGCGTGGTCGGCGGCTCGGGTACCGGCAAGTCGGTGCTGCTGCGCAGCATTGTCGGCCTGCGCCAGCCGAGTGCCGGTTCAGTCCGGGTGTTCGGTGAAAACCTGCAAGACCTGGGGCCGGCACAGCGGGCCAAGGTCGAACGGCGTTTCGGCGTGCTGTTTCAGCAGGGCGCACTGTTTTCTTCGCTGACGGTGACGGAAAACATCGCCCTGCCGCTGATCGAAAACGCCGGGCTGAAGCGCCCCCAGGCCGAACAGCTGGCACAGCTCAAGTTGCTGCTGGCCGGACTGCCGGCCAATGCCGGCGCCAAGTATCCGTCCGAGCTGTCCGGCGGCATGATCAAGCGTGCCGCCCTGGCGCGCGCCCTGGCTCTCGACCCGGACATCCTGTTTCTCGATGAGCCCACCGCCGGCCTCGATCCGATCGGCGCCGCCGCCTTTGACCAGCTGCTGCTGACCCTGCGCGATGCGCTGGGTCTGAGCGTGTTTCTGGTCACCCATGATCTGGATACGCTGTACACCATCACCGACCGGGTCGCCGTGTTGTCGCAGAAACGCGTGCTGGTCGCCGACACGCTGCAGCGCGTCGCCGCGACCGACGACCCCTGGATCCAGGAATATTTCCACGGCCCGCGCGGACGCGCCGCCGAACAGGCAGCCGAACGGCTGCAGGAGCCCGAGTAA
- a CDS encoding ABC transporter permease: protein MHTPAQPPLLHFDANHLRISGDWTLPHYAQLEQQLAAIALPVSNAQTLDLSQLQALDTAGANLLVRLLGCPRARDLINQPDSLPAARLALLETVVSALEQDQPALATKPRQTPVEMLAELGAGTQRFGGEVLELLAFVGLILDTLVRSLLHPRRWRVTSLVAQMQNTGLNALPIVALLTFLVGCVVAFLGATVLERFGASIYTVALVALAFLREFGVLLTAILLAGRTASAFTAQIGSMKVNEEIDAIRTLGLNPVELLVLPRVLALLVTLPLLTFIAMLCGIFGGAVVCLLALDISPTLFLSILHDIPARHFWVGIGKAPVYAFLIAAIGCLEGFRVSGSAASVGEHTTSSVVQSIFVVIVLDALFALFFMEMHW, encoded by the coding sequence ATGCACACACCAGCCCAACCCCCTTTGCTGCATTTCGACGCCAACCACCTGCGTATCAGCGGTGACTGGACGCTGCCTCACTATGCGCAGCTGGAACAACAGCTGGCGGCCATTGCGCTACCCGTCAGCAACGCCCAGACGCTCGATCTGAGCCAGTTGCAGGCGCTGGATACTGCCGGCGCCAACCTGCTGGTGCGGCTGCTCGGCTGCCCGCGCGCGCGCGACCTGATCAACCAGCCGGACAGTCTGCCGGCGGCACGTCTGGCACTGCTGGAAACGGTGGTCAGTGCCCTAGAGCAGGATCAACCGGCGCTAGCGACCAAACCACGGCAAACGCCGGTGGAAATGCTCGCCGAACTGGGCGCCGGCACCCAGCGCTTCGGCGGCGAGGTGCTGGAGCTGCTGGCCTTTGTCGGGCTGATTCTCGATACGCTGGTACGCAGCCTGTTGCACCCCCGGCGCTGGCGCGTCACCTCGCTGGTGGCGCAAATGCAGAACACCGGCCTGAATGCCCTGCCGATCGTGGCTTTGCTGACCTTTCTGGTCGGCTGCGTGGTGGCCTTCCTCGGCGCCACTGTGCTGGAGCGCTTCGGCGCCAGCATCTATACCGTGGCGCTGGTGGCGCTGGCCTTCCTGCGCGAATTCGGCGTGCTGCTGACCGCCATCCTGCTCGCCGGACGCACTGCCAGCGCCTTTACCGCGCAGATCGGCTCGATGAAGGTCAACGAAGAGATCGACGCAATCCGCACCCTCGGCCTGAATCCGGTCGAACTGCTGGTGTTGCCGCGGGTGCTGGCGCTGCTGGTGACGCTGCCGCTGCTGACCTTTATCGCCATGCTCTGCGGCATTTTCGGTGGCGCGGTGGTGTGCCTGCTGGCGCTGGATATTTCGCCGACGCTGTTCCTCTCGATCCTGCACGACATTCCGGCGCGGCACTTCTGGGTCGGTATCGGCAAGGCGCCGGTGTATGCCTTCCTGATCGCCGCCATTGGCTGTCTGGAAGGCTTCCGGGTCAGCGGCAGCGCCGCTTCGGTCGGTGAACACACCACCTCCAGCGTGGTCCAATCGATTTTCGTGGTGATCGTGCTCGACGCCCTGTTTGCGCTGTTTTTCATGGAGATGCACTGGTGA
- a CDS encoding TonB-dependent receptor, with amino-acid sequence MYKNFIRLLTASQLCLWLPVVQAADTTPPLLITHGAPGAAVPRSQQAELPGSTSVDQQTLENLAPASSDSASLLRNVPGVSLNGAGGFSSLPAIRGLADDRLRIKVDGMDLVASCPNHMNPALSYIDPSNVGSLTVFAGITPVSVGGDSIGGTIIAESIPPEFAALGAESINKGEIGGFYRSNNNARGGNFSATHAEEAFNLNYNTSYSKADNYMAGSDFKDSTVTGQVGNSSPLDEVASTAYENRSQNLGMAIKLGDDLLDLKYAYQKVPQELFANQRMDLTDNTQNRVNLRYLSQFDWGELEAGAYHEKVDHQMDFGPDKRFWYGMASTAPGGNGQPCTVSINCAAGMPMSSEGKTSGATLKASIDLSALDVLRIGSEYQHYRLDDYWKPSGGMMMWPDTFENINDGQRDRTALFSEWESQVTPDWLTLLGVRYEAVHMDAGDVQGYSSTGMMNPTNAQAAAFNASDRSQTDNNWDATALAAYSVDSNLDVEFGYARKVRSPNLYERYTWSSWTMASIMNNFAGDGNGYVGDINLDPETANTFSTTLDWHSSDRRSELKVTPFYTRVNDYIDAIPAPGTSFVDDQFNVLQYSNQSARLYGVDVSGKLPLASNALGNWGVEGLVNYTNGKNRDTDDELYNIMPLNGKLALTQYSGGWSSAFEVVAVTSKDQVSDVRNEVQTAGYTLYNLRLSHSWEQVRLDVGVENLSDKFYYLPTGGTYTAQGTTMGINSIPWGIGVPGMGRSFYTGVNVSF; translated from the coding sequence ATGTATAAGAATTTTATTCGCCTACTGACTGCCAGCCAGTTGTGTCTCTGGCTGCCCGTCGTGCAGGCCGCCGACACCACCCCACCCCTGCTGATCACCCATGGCGCACCCGGAGCAGCGGTTCCGCGCAGCCAGCAAGCGGAACTGCCGGGCAGCACCAGCGTCGATCAGCAGACACTGGAAAACCTCGCTCCGGCCAGTAGCGACAGCGCCAGCCTGTTGCGCAATGTGCCGGGTGTCAGCCTGAATGGCGCCGGCGGCTTTTCCAGCCTGCCGGCGATCCGCGGGCTGGCCGATGACCGCCTGCGGATCAAGGTCGATGGCATGGATCTGGTTGCCTCCTGCCCGAATCACATGAACCCGGCGCTGTCCTACATCGACCCGAGCAATGTCGGCAGCCTGACGGTGTTTGCCGGCATCACCCCGGTCAGTGTCGGCGGCGACAGCATTGGCGGCACCATCATTGCCGAAAGCATCCCGCCCGAGTTTGCCGCGTTAGGCGCGGAGAGCATCAACAAGGGTGAAATCGGCGGTTTCTATCGCAGCAACAACAACGCGCGCGGCGGCAATTTCTCCGCCACCCATGCCGAGGAAGCCTTCAACCTCAACTACAACACCAGCTACAGCAAGGCTGACAACTACATGGCCGGCAGTGATTTCAAGGACAGCACCGTCACCGGCCAGGTCGGCAACAGCTCGCCGCTGGATGAGGTGGCCTCCACTGCCTACGAGAACCGCAGCCAGAACCTCGGCATGGCAATCAAGCTCGGCGATGACCTGCTCGACCTGAAGTATGCCTACCAGAAAGTGCCGCAGGAGCTGTTCGCCAACCAGCGCATGGATCTCACCGACAACACCCAGAACCGCGTCAATCTGCGCTACCTGAGCCAGTTCGACTGGGGCGAGCTGGAGGCCGGCGCCTACCACGAGAAAGTCGACCACCAGATGGACTTCGGCCCGGACAAGCGCTTCTGGTACGGCATGGCATCCACCGCGCCGGGAGGCAATGGTCAGCCCTGCACGGTTTCCATCAACTGTGCGGCGGGCATGCCGATGTCCAGCGAAGGCAAGACCAGCGGTGCCACGCTCAAGGCCAGCATCGATCTGTCAGCGCTGGATGTGCTGCGCATCGGTAGCGAATACCAGCATTACCGTCTGGATGATTACTGGAAGCCATCGGGCGGCATGATGATGTGGCCCGACACCTTCGAAAATATCAACGACGGTCAGCGTGACCGCACCGCGCTGTTTTCCGAATGGGAGTCGCAGGTCACCCCGGACTGGCTGACGCTGCTCGGCGTGCGCTATGAAGCGGTACATATGGATGCCGGCGACGTACAGGGCTATAGCAGCACCGGGATGATGAATCCGACCAATGCCCAGGCTGCTGCCTTCAATGCCAGCGACCGCAGCCAGACTGACAACAACTGGGACGCCACCGCACTGGCGGCCTACAGCGTCGACAGCAATCTGGACGTGGAATTCGGTTATGCGCGCAAGGTGCGCTCACCCAATCTGTACGAGCGCTACACCTGGTCAAGCTGGACCATGGCTTCGATCATGAACAACTTCGCCGGCGACGGTAACGGCTATGTCGGTGACATCAACCTTGATCCGGAAACCGCCAACACCTTCTCCACCACCCTTGACTGGCACAGCAGCGACCGCCGCAGCGAACTCAAGGTCACGCCTTTCTACACCCGGGTCAATGACTATATCGATGCAATCCCTGCGCCCGGCACCAGCTTTGTCGATGACCAGTTCAATGTCCTGCAATACAGCAACCAGTCGGCACGCCTGTATGGTGTGGATGTTTCCGGCAAGCTGCCGCTGGCCAGCAACGCGCTGGGCAACTGGGGTGTGGAAGGGCTGGTGAACTACACCAACGGCAAGAACCGCGACACCGATGACGAGCTGTACAACATCATGCCGCTCAACGGCAAGCTGGCGCTCACCCAGTACAGCGGTGGCTGGAGCAGCGCCTTCGAGGTGGTTGCCGTGACCTCCAAGGACCAGGTATCGGATGTGCGCAACGAGGTGCAGACCGCCGGCTACACGCTGTACAACCTGCGCCTCAGCCACAGCTGGGAGCAGGTGCGGCTGGACGTCGGCGTAGAAAACCTCAGTGACAAGTTCTATTACCTGCCTACCGGTGGCACCTACACCGCGCAAGGCACCACCATGGGCATCAACAGCATCCCCTGGGGTATCGGCGTACCGGGCATGGGCCGCTCGTTCTACACCGGGGTAAATGTGTCCTTCTGA
- a CDS encoding DUF2946 family protein — protein MNFARTNRAVIALLLYSCMLFSSFACALGHGQSSGLQLSGIAQLQCGSGSNAGKDLPAAPSSTVSFECPACNGHNLLPGTFAGWSLQLPAWPSGTPGEAGDTPALFTATVWPPANPRAPPLV, from the coding sequence ATGAATTTTGCCCGTACCAACCGCGCCGTGATTGCCCTGCTGCTGTACAGCTGCATGCTGTTCAGCAGCTTTGCCTGCGCGCTCGGTCACGGCCAAAGCAGTGGCTTGCAACTCAGCGGCATTGCCCAGCTGCAATGCGGCAGCGGCAGCAATGCCGGCAAAGACTTGCCGGCCGCACCCAGTTCGACGGTGTCTTTCGAGTGCCCGGCCTGTAACGGGCATAATCTGCTGCCCGGCACCTTTGCCGGCTGGTCTTTGCAGTTACCCGCCTGGCCGTCCGGCACTCCGGGCGAGGCTGGTGATACGCCAGCACTGTTCACCGCGACCGTCTGGCCGCCGGCCAATCCGCGCGCCCCACCTCTGGTTTAA